The following coding sequences lie in one Lolium perenne isolate Kyuss_39 chromosome 2, Kyuss_2.0, whole genome shotgun sequence genomic window:
- the LOC127334725 gene encoding cell division protein FtsZ homolog 2-1, chloroplastic, whose translation MATQLPCFTQLAPPSPGWRGEAGSLGATSGRALVKSTPFSGHSHFRCCASPRSASSFQKKDSFLDLHPEVSLLRGEQNDEVVNPRNDSHNGSTLEGLGVPSDRDDYNAAKIKVIGVGGGGSNAVNRMIECSMNGVEFWIVNTDVQAIRMSPVHSQNRLQIGQELTRGLGAGGNPDIGMNAAKESCESIEEALHGADMVFVTAGMGGGTGTGGAPVIAGIAKSMGILTVGIVTTPFSFEGRRRAVQAQEGIAALRNSVDTLIVIPNDKLLSAVSPNTPVTEAFNLADDILWQGIRGISDIITVPGLVNVDFADVRAIMQNAGSSLMGIGTATGKSRARDAALNAIQSPLLDIGIERATGIVWNITGGTDLTLFEVNAAAEIIYDLVDPNANLIFGSVIDPSLSGQVSITLIATGFKRQDEPEGRTSKGGQQMQGDNGRHPSSTGGSKVEIPEFLRRRGPSRFPRI comes from the exons ATGGCGACGCAGCTGCCGTGCTTCACGCAGCTCGCCCCGCCGTCACCTGGATGGAGAGGCGAAGCCGGGAGCCTCGGGGCTACATCTGGGAGGGCGCTGGTCAAAAGCACTCCCTTTTCGGGTCACTCTCACTTCAGGTGCTGCGCGAGCCCACGCAGCGCGAGCTCGTTTCAGAAGAAAGACTCCTTCTTGGACCTCCACCCAGAGGTGTCCCTGCTCCGTGGTGAGCAGAACGACGAGGTCGTTAACCCAAGGAACGATTCCCACAATGGGAGCACGCTGGAGGGGTTGGGGGTGCCGTCTGACCGTGACGATTACAACGCTGCCAAGATCAAGGTCATTGGAGTCGGCGGTGGGGGTTCGAATGCCGTCAACAGGATGATTGAGTGCTCCATGAATGGTGTCGAGTTTTGGATTGTCAACACTGATGTGCAGGCGATAAGGATGTCCCCGGTGCATTCGCAGAACAGGCTGCAGATTGGGCAGGAGCTGACTCGGGGTCTGGGTGCGGGTGGAAACCCTGATATTGGGATGAATGCTGCCAAGGAGAGCTGTGAGTCCATCGAAGAAGCACTGCACGGTGCTGACATGGTTTTCGTGACG GCTGGAATGGGTGGGGGAACTGGAACTGGAGGTGCCCCTGTAATTGCTGGAATTGCCAAGTCCATGGGTATACTGACCGTCGGTATCGTCACGACACCCTTTTCATTTGAGGGGAGGAGGCGGGCAGTTCAGGCTCAAGAAGGAATAGCAGCCTTGAGAAATAGCGTGGACACTCTCATTGTTATCCCAAATGACAAGTTGTTGTCTGCTGTTTCCCCAAACACTCCTGTCACCGAAGCATTCAACTTGGCTGATGATATTCTTTGGCAAGGAATCCGTGGTATCTCTGATATCATTACG GTTCCTGGGTTGGTTAATGTGGATTTTGCTGATGTGCGAGCCATCATGCAAAATGCAGGGTCATCTTTGATGGGTATAGGGACTGCTACAG GCAAGTCAAGAGCAAGAGATGCTGCTCTTAATGCCATACAATCACCGCTGCTAGATATTGGAATTGAGAGAGCTACAGGCATCGTGTGGAATATCACTGGGGGAACTGATTTGACTTTGTTTGAG GTAAATGCTGCTGCTGAAATAATCTACGAtcttgttgatccaaatgctaatCTGATATTCGGTTCTGTCATAGACCCATCACTCAGTGGCCAG GTGAGCATAACCTTGATCGCTACAGGCTTTAAACGGCAGGATGAACCAGAAGGTCGCACCTCAAAG GGGGGCCAACAAATGCAAGGAGACAATGGTCGACATCCATCTTCCACAGGTGGCAGCAAGGTGGAGATTCCTGAGTTCCTTCGGAGGAGAGGACCTTCTCGCTTCCCGCGAATTTGA
- the LOC127334723 gene encoding uncharacterized protein, with product MLWNPLSCAGLLQVCNPVGTWEAKSRLTGREAAQAVQGSGTDGREGATAVYSWNLLALLPAAGPGHLRSRSMAESAGKRPPASPPASAGMATKLSIILLVTLSALFYQQFQPPPPKICGSLNGPPVTAPRTKLKDGRHLAYLESGVQKMKAKYKVIFVHGFYSCRYDALPISPEVAQELGIYLLSFDRPGYAESDPDPAPSEKSIALDIEELADNLKLGHKFHLIGFSMGGEIMWSCLKYIPHRLSGVAILGPVGNYWWSGLPSNVWRDAWYQQPPQDQWAVWVAHHLPWLTYWWNTQKLFPPSSVIARSPLLLSEEDVMVRKKLGLRTYTPTIRQQGDYNSLHRDMMVGFGKWDWSPLDLEDPFAGGKGKVHLWHGAEDRIVPVGLSRYISQRLPWIIYHELPKSGHLFPLDSEKADAIVKSLLLGDQ from the exons ATGCTGTGGAACCCACTGTCCTGTGCAGGTTTACTGCAAGTCTGCAATCCCGTTGGGACTTGGGAGGCCAAAAGCAGGCTGACTGGTAGGGAAGCGGCGCAAGCAGTTCAGGGCAGCGGGACAGACGGACGGGAAGGGGCGACGGCCGTTTACTCGTGGAACTTGCTTGCTCTCCTCCCCGCCGCCGGCCCCGGCCACCTACGCAGCCGCTCGATGGCCGAGTCGGCCGGAAAGCGGCCTCCGGCATCACCGCCGGCCTCCGCTG GTATGGCGACGAAGCTCTCCATAATTCTGCTTGTGACCCTGTCGGCTCTGTTCTACCAGCAGTTTCAGCCTCCACCTCCGAAAATCTGTGGCTCGCTGAATGGCCCCCCAGTTACAGCACCACGAACAAAGCTCAAAGACGGTAGGCATCTGGCATACCTAGAATCCGGCGTCCAAAAGATGAAGGCCAAGTACAAGGTCATCTTTGTTCATGGGTTCTACTCCTGCCGATACGACGCGCTTCCGATTTCCCCG GAGGTGGCACAAGAGCTGGGCATCTACCTCCTGTCCTTTGACCGGCCTGGATACGCTGAGAGTGACCCAGACCCTGCTCCGAGTGAGAAGAGCATTGCCCTCGACATTGAGGAGCTTGCCGACAACCTGAAGCTTGGTCATAAGTTTCACCTCATTGGCTTCTCCATGGGCGGCGAGATCATGTGGAGCTGCCTCAAGTACATCCCACACAG GCTCTCCGGTGTGGCCATTCTCGGGCCGGTGGGCAACTACTGGTGGTCCGGCTTGCCGTCGAACGTGTGGCGGGACGCCTGGTACCAGCAGCCACCGCAGGACCAGTGGGCGGTCTGGGTCGCCCATCATCTGCCGTGGCTGACCTACTGGTGGAACACCCAGAAGCTTTTCCCTCCCTCCAGCGTCATCGCACGCAGCCCTTTACTCTTGTCTGAAGAAGACGTGATGGtcaggaagaagcttggcctgcgAACGTATACC CCGACGATAAGGCAGCAAGGGGATTACAATAGCCTGCATCGTGACATGATGGTCGGATTCGGGAAGTGGGACTGGAGCCCGCTGGACCTGGAGGACCCCTTCGCCGGCGGCAAAGGGAAGGTGCACCTGTGGCACGGTGCCGAGGATCGTATTGTGCCAGTCGGTTTGTCGAGGTACATCAGCCAGAGGCTCCCGTGGATCATCTACCACGAGCTTCCCAAGTCCGGCCACCTCTTCCCTCTCGACAGCGAGAAGGCGGACGCCATCGTCAAGTCTCTGCTACTCGGAGATCAGTGA